In the Harmonia axyridis chromosome 3, icHarAxyr1.1, whole genome shotgun sequence genome, one interval contains:
- the LOC123677083 gene encoding uncharacterized protein LOC123677083, which yields MHVNVQSICNKIVNLELLLAKERPSIVSIVEHWCSAEKLSSYCIYGYVQAASYCRLNYGHGGTVLLVRADLLVSDIGISKMSVEKQIEFCGVKVNNYGRKYCFISAYRVPDSDFDLFLERLSFVLQHCLKLADIIFLCGDLNINYLMSTCPRKQLLDDLLQCFDLRVTSSDPTRVYINVNNLKSVSKIDYILTNAPSDSCNSRTFEGHLGDHKVIALDYINESTANAKTVHERGFVRNVSPRSLNNLALFMETVSFDNIFLSPDIDVCFRAFFEIVKYCIDLSCPMIHSRSPNEINKNWINDEIKKFSINLKNLNWLNKNLRSSESFGIYKQAKTNFRKLLTKTKCEFYQNAINSSTNKTKTVWNLVNRELCRRGASNNTIGLSIDGTSYTEPSAVANIFANYFSSIAQVSILNHFGNSVSQVCTTSALSMNTFFFYPVLREEIIQIVKTLKNKKSTGIDQVSVGILKAMVDVVAKPLADLINLSVNTDV from the exons ATGCATGTTAATGTTCAATCCATATGCAACAAAATAGTGAACTTGGAGTTGCTCCTTGCGAAAGAGCGTCCATCAATTGTTAGTATTGTCGAGCATTGGTGCAGCGCCGAAAAATTAAGTTCCTACTGCATATATGGTTATGTACAAGCAGCGTCATACTGCCGCCTCAATTATGGACATGGTGGTACTGTTCTTCTTGTTAGAGCTGACCTATTGGTGAGTGATATTGGCATCTCTAAAATGTCTGTTGAAAAGCAAATTGAATTCTGCGGTGTGAAAGTTAATAATTATGGTAGGAAATATTGTTTCATAAGTGCTTATAGAGTACCAGATAGTGACTTTGACCTTTTTCTTGAGAGACTATCCTTTGTTTTGCAGCACTGTTTAAAGTTAGCTGACATTATATTTTTGTGTGGTGatctcaatataaattatttaatgtCAACTTGTCCACGTAAGCAACTTCTTGACGATTTACTACAATGTTTTGATTTGAGGGTTACTTCCTCAGATCCTACTAGAGTATACATCAATGTTAACAATCTAAAATCTGTATCCAAAATTGACTATATTCTGACGAATGCACCGTCAGACTCCTGCAATTCTAGAACTTTTGAGGGTCATTTAGGTGATCACAAAGTCATTGCCTTGGATTATATTAATGAATCAACTGCAAACGCAAAAACAGTTCATGAGCGAGGATTTGTCAGAAATGTATCACCTCGTTCATTAAATAATCTTGCTTTGTTTATGGAAACTGTATCctttgataatattttcttgAGTCCTGATATTGATGTGTGCTTCAGagctttttttgaaattgttaaatattGTATAGACTTAAGTTGTCCCATGATTCACTCTAGATccccaaatgaaataaataagaacTGGATAAATGATGAGATTAAGAAATTCagtataaatttgaaaaatttgaattggctcaacaaaaatttgagatcGAGTGAATCATTTGGAATTTACAAGCAAGCTAAGACTAATTTTAGGAAATTgttaacaaaaacaaaatgtgAATTTTATCAAAATGCCATTAATTCATCCACGAATAAAACTAAAACTGTTTGGAACTTGGTAAATAGGGAATTATGTAGGAGAGGTGCCTCAAATAATACTATAGGTCTGAGTATAGATGGAACATCCTATACTGAGCCTTCTGCTGTTGCTAatatatttgcaaattatttcaGTTCCATTGCGCAGGTCAGTATATTGAATCACTTTGGTAATTCTGTGTCTCAGGTTTGCACCACATCTGCCCTTTCGAtgaacacttttttcttttatccAGTCCTGAGAGAAGAGATAATTCAAATTGTGAAGActttaaaaaacaagaaaagtacAGGAATTGACCAGGTATCTGTTGGCATATTGAAGGCGATGGTTGATGTTGTTGCCAAACCTTTGGCTGATCTTATAAACTTATCTGTCAACACAG ATGTTTAA